One window from the genome of Nicotiana sylvestris chromosome 9, ASM39365v2, whole genome shotgun sequence encodes:
- the LOC138877187 gene encoding uncharacterized protein gives MVSGVLRGKNGVGILVDRHLRESLVEVRRVNDILMTIKLVVRECTLNVVSAYATQTGLDEEIKRCFSEGLDDIVRSPLAERLFIGGDFNSHIGSSTSGYTEVHGGFGFGELNGGGTSLLDFAKAFELVIANSSFPKQEEPLVTFKSSVSWTQIDYLLLRRCDRKLCEDCKVILGETLATQHRLLVMDIGIMILRKKRSVRGRLRIRWGTLTEDKAQELGGRLSAMEVWRSSGDVNILWSMAADCIRKVVREVLGISSGRNGSHKRDWWWNAVVQGSTGEEERRSNSERYKVARKEAKLAVTEAKTTAFACLYEELGDKGGEKKLFWLDKAIEKRARDLDQVRCIKDEDGKVLMEDDQIKRRNIEVKEVMEKMHKMSRGKATGLDEITIELWRDRKKDLHMVFIDLEKAYDRVPMEVLWSCLEAKGVPIAYIRMIKDMYDGAKTRVRTVGGNLEHFPVDMGLHQGSVPSLFLFALVIDALTHHIQEEVPWCILFADDIVLIDET, from the exons ATGGTATCTGGAGTcttgaggggtaagaatggagtgggtatcttgGTAGATAGGCATCTTAGAGAGTCTCTGGTAGAGGTTAGGCGGGTGAATGATATATTAATGACTATCAAGTTGGTCGTTCGTGAGTGTACGTTAAATGTTGTTAGCGCGTATGCGACGCAAACTGGCTTggatgaggagattaaaaggTGCTTTTCGGAAGGGTTGGATGATATCGTGCGTAGTCCGCTTGCCGaaaggttattcataggaggagatttcaacagtcatattgggtcgtctacaagtggttatactgaggtgcatggAGGCTTCGGTTTCGGGGAGCTGAACGGAGGGGGCACTTCGCTGTTAGACTTCGCCAAGGCATTCGAGCTGGtgattgcaaactcgagtttccCGAAGCAGGAAGAGCCTTTGGTTACTTTCAAAAGTTCAGTGTCTtggactcagattgactatctcctcctcaggagatgcgatagaaagttgtgcgaggattgcaagGTTATCCTAGGTGAGACCCTCGCAACgcaacataggcttttggtgatggacattggtaTTATGATACTGAGGAAGAAAAGGTCAGTACGAGGTCGCCTGAGGATTAGGTGGGGCACCTTGACTGAGGATAAAGCTCAGGAGTTGGGAGGAAGGTTATCGGCTATGGAAGTTTGGAGGAGTAGTGGGGACGTGAACATTTTGTGGTCGATGGCAGCGGATTGTATAAGGAAGGTggtgagagaggtgttagggatatcttcgGGCCGCAACGGTAGCCATAAaagagactggtggtggaatgcagttgtccaag ggagcactggcgAGGAGGAAAGGAGATCAAACAGCgagagatataaggtagctaggaaggaggcgaaatTGGCAGTCACAGAGGCTAAGACAACGGCTTTTGCTTGTTTGTATGAGGAATTGGGGgacaaaggcggggagaagaagttattttgGCTGGATAAGGCGATAGAGAAGAgggctcgggatctggaccaagtgaggtgcatcaaagatgaggacggcaaagttttgatggaggatgaccagattaagaggag GAACATTGAGGTCAAGGAGGTCATGGAGAAAATGcataagatgagtaggggcaaaGCAACCGGGCTAGACGAAATTACGattgaactttggag ggataggaagaaggacctccacatggtgtttattgatttgGAGAAAGCGTATGATAGGGTTCCTATGGAGGTTCTATGGAGCTGCTTGGAGGCTAAAGGGGTTCCGATTGCATACATTAGGATGATTAAAGATATGTACGATGGAGCTAAGACAAGAGTTAGGACGGTAGGAGGCAACTTAGAGCACTTTCCGGTTGAtatggggttgcaccaagggtctgtgCCCAGCCTATTCCTATTTGCCCTAGTGATAGacgcactgactcatcatattcaagaggaggtgccatggtgtattctatttgctgatgacatagttctgattgatgagacatAA